The proteins below are encoded in one region of Mycobacterium pseudokansasii:
- the sdhA gene encoding succinate dehydrogenase flavoprotein subunit — protein MIHQHRYDVVIVGAGGAGMRAAVEAGPRVRTAVLTKLYPTRSHTGAAQGGMCAALANVEDDNWEWHTFDTVKGGDYLADQDAVEIMCKEAIDAVLDLEKMGMPFNRTPEGRIDQRRFGGHTRDHGKAPVRRACYAADRTGHMILQTLYQNCVKHDVQFFNEFYVLDLALTHTPSGPVATGVVAYELATGDIHVFHAKAVVIATGGSGRMYKTTSNALTLTGDGIGIVFRKGLPLEDMEFHQFHPTGLAGLGILISEAVRGEGGRLLNGEGERFMERYAPTIVDLAPRDIVARSMVLEVLEGRGAGPHKDYVYIDVRHLGEDVLEAKLPDITEFARTYLGVDPVHELVPVYPTCHYVMGGIPTTVSGQVLRDNTHTVPGLYAAGECACVSVHGANRLGTNSLLDINVFGRRAGIAAANYARGHDFVEMPPNPAAMVVGWVNDILSEHGNERVADIRGALQRTMDNNAAVFRTEETLKQALTDIHALKERYSRISVHDKGKRFNSDLLEAIELGFLLELAEVTVVGALNRKESRGGHAREDYPHRDDVNYMRHTMAYKQIEADKQGTELLSDIALDFKPVVQTRYEPKERKY, from the coding sequence GTGATTCACCAGCACCGATACGACGTGGTGATCGTCGGCGCGGGCGGTGCCGGTATGCGCGCTGCCGTAGAGGCCGGTCCGCGGGTTCGCACCGCCGTGTTGACCAAGCTCTACCCGACCCGCAGCCACACCGGCGCCGCCCAGGGCGGCATGTGCGCCGCCCTGGCCAACGTCGAAGACGACAACTGGGAATGGCACACCTTCGACACCGTCAAGGGCGGCGACTACCTGGCTGACCAGGACGCCGTGGAGATCATGTGCAAGGAAGCCATCGACGCGGTGCTGGACCTGGAGAAAATGGGGATGCCGTTCAACCGCACCCCAGAAGGCCGCATCGACCAGCGCCGCTTCGGCGGACACACCCGCGACCACGGCAAGGCCCCGGTGCGCCGGGCGTGCTACGCCGCCGACCGCACCGGCCACATGATCCTGCAGACCCTTTACCAAAACTGTGTCAAGCACGACGTGCAGTTTTTCAACGAGTTCTACGTACTCGACCTGGCACTCACCCACACTCCCAGCGGTCCGGTGGCCACCGGGGTGGTGGCCTACGAGCTGGCGACCGGCGACATCCACGTCTTCCACGCCAAGGCCGTCGTTATCGCGACCGGCGGCTCCGGTCGGATGTACAAGACCACATCCAACGCGCTCACCCTCACCGGCGACGGCATCGGCATCGTCTTCCGTAAGGGACTTCCGTTGGAGGACATGGAGTTTCACCAGTTCCACCCGACCGGATTGGCCGGCCTGGGCATCCTGATCTCCGAGGCGGTGCGCGGCGAGGGCGGCCGGCTGCTCAACGGCGAGGGTGAACGCTTCATGGAGCGCTACGCCCCCACCATCGTCGACCTGGCTCCCCGCGACATCGTCGCCCGCTCGATGGTGCTTGAGGTGCTTGAGGGCCGCGGCGCCGGCCCGCACAAGGACTACGTCTACATCGACGTGCGCCACCTGGGTGAGGACGTGCTGGAGGCCAAGCTGCCCGACATCACCGAATTCGCCCGCACCTACCTGGGCGTGGACCCGGTGCACGAGCTGGTCCCGGTCTACCCGACCTGCCACTACGTGATGGGCGGCATCCCCACCACGGTCAGCGGGCAGGTGCTGCGGGACAACACCCACACCGTCCCGGGCCTGTACGCGGCCGGCGAGTGCGCGTGCGTGTCGGTGCATGGCGCCAACCGGCTGGGCACCAACTCGCTGCTGGACATCAACGTGTTTGGTCGCCGGGCCGGCATCGCCGCGGCCAACTACGCGCGCGGTCACGACTTCGTCGAGATGCCACCGAACCCGGCGGCCATGGTCGTCGGATGGGTGAACGACATCCTGTCCGAACACGGCAACGAACGCGTCGCCGACATCCGCGGCGCGCTGCAGCGCACGATGGACAACAACGCCGCGGTGTTCCGCACCGAGGAGACCCTGAAGCAGGCGCTCACCGACATCCATGCACTCAAGGAGCGGTACTCCCGAATCAGCGTGCACGACAAGGGAAAGCGCTTCAACAGCGACCTGTTGGAAGCCATCGAGCTGGGCTTCTTGCTGGAGCTGGCCGAGGTCACCGTGGTCGGCGCACTCAACCGCAAGGAATCCCGCGGCGGGCATGCCCGCGAGGACTACCCCCACCGCGACGACGTCAACTACATGCGCCACACCATGGCCTACAAGCAAATCGAGGCCGATAAGCAGGGCACCGAACTACTCAGCGACATCGCGCTGGACTTCAAACCCGTCGTGCAGACCCGCTACGAACCCAAGGAACGGAAGTACTGA
- a CDS encoding succinate dehydrogenase hydrophobic membrane anchor subunit: MSTPARQHAPVLQRSVDRPASLDNPRSPRRRAGMPNFEKFAWLFMRFSGVVLVFLALGHLFIGLMWDNGVYRIDFNYVAQRWNSPFWQTWDLLLLWLAQLHGGNGLRVIIDDYSRKESTRFWLNSLLAVSMTFTLVLGTYVLLTFDANIS; the protein is encoded by the coding sequence ATGAGCACCCCCGCCCGTCAACACGCGCCCGTGCTGCAGCGCAGCGTCGACCGGCCCGCCAGCCTGGACAATCCGCGGTCGCCGCGCCGCCGCGCCGGTATGCCCAACTTCGAGAAGTTCGCCTGGCTGTTCATGCGGTTCTCCGGGGTGGTGCTGGTGTTCCTGGCCCTGGGGCACCTGTTCATCGGTCTGATGTGGGACAACGGGGTCTATCGCATCGACTTCAACTACGTGGCGCAGCGCTGGAACTCTCCGTTCTGGCAGACCTGGGACCTGCTGTTGTTGTGGCTGGCGCAGTTGCACGGCGGCAACGGCCTGCGCGTCATCATCGACGACTACAGCCGCAAGGAATCCACCCGGTTCTGGCTCAATTCGCTGCTGGCGGTGTCGATGACGTTCACGTTGGTGCTGGGCACCTACGTGTTGCTGACCTTCGACGCGAACATCTCCTGA
- the sdhC gene encoding succinate dehydrogenase, cytochrome b556 subunit produces MWSWVLHRITGATIFFFLFVHVLDTALVRVSPQAYNSVIGTYKTPVVGLMEFGLVVAVSYHALNGIRIILIDFWSQGPRHQRLMLGVVGIVWLLILVPAAVVLGIHMWEHFR; encoded by the coding sequence ATGTGGTCGTGGGTGCTGCATCGCATCACCGGCGCGACGATCTTCTTCTTCCTGTTCGTCCACGTCCTGGACACCGCACTGGTGCGGGTCAGTCCCCAGGCGTACAACTCGGTGATCGGCACCTACAAGACGCCGGTCGTCGGCCTGATGGAATTCGGGCTGGTGGTTGCGGTGTCCTACCACGCCCTCAACGGAATCCGGATCATCTTGATCGACTTCTGGTCGCAGGGGCCGCGCCATCAGCGGCTGATGTTAGGCGTCGTCGGCATCGTGTGGCTGCTGATCCTGGTGCCCGCGGCGGTGGTGCTGGGCATCCACATGTGGGAGCACTTCCGATGA
- a CDS encoding cytidine deaminase: MPDIDWDMLRDKAIQVSAGAYAPYSRFPVGAAALVDDGRVVIGCNVENVSYGLGLCAECGVVCALHATGGGRLVALACVDGAGSALMPCGRCRQLLLEHGGPELLIDHPGGPRRLGELLPEPFRADLADPAVRRRGPDRPGNDDDGRELS, from the coding sequence ATGCCTGATATCGATTGGGATATGCTGCGCGACAAGGCTATTCAGGTGTCAGCCGGGGCGTATGCGCCGTATTCGCGGTTTCCGGTCGGTGCGGCCGCGCTGGTTGACGACGGCCGCGTCGTCATCGGCTGCAACGTGGAGAATGTCTCCTACGGCCTGGGCCTGTGCGCCGAATGCGGAGTGGTGTGCGCATTGCACGCGACGGGGGGCGGTCGTTTGGTCGCATTGGCATGTGTGGACGGTGCCGGGTCGGCATTGATGCCGTGCGGGCGGTGTCGTCAGTTGTTGCTCGAACATGGCGGCCCGGAGCTGTTGATCGACCATCCGGGCGGGCCGCGTCGGCTCGGCGAACTACTGCCGGAACCTTTCCGTGCAGATCTTGCCGATCCGGCGGTGCGAAGACGGGGGCCCGATCGGCCCGGGAACGATGATGACGGTCGCGAATTGTCGTGA
- a CDS encoding cellulose binding domain-containing protein, giving the protein MTAVPEALAAAAREITGIGSTLSAANAAAAAPTTGLLAAGADEVSAAIAGLFSSHAREYQALSAQAVAFHEQFVTALTASARSYLSTEAANIAPLRNVVQGLLGMIGAPTAGNGGQAVATGAGGHGGSSVASSGSSGSGTGGGTAAVSGQYGSAAPVGTGATGAAAPGPSSAGPSTASGTTATTTAAATTAAAPAGTDTDAGGTAAVNPTTAAPTSTASGTTALATAAATTTSTGTTTASTGGTGVTATYTPTAQWNSGFTANYTITNTGTTPLTNWQLQFDLPTNESVTNLWNGQVSQSGTHYTVTPASYNGTIEPGNSVTVGFQAAQNGSYSPPTHLLVNGQPVGGDTGGTGTGTSTGGTGTGGTTTSGTGTGSTGGTGTGSTGGTGTGSTGSTGGTGTGSTGGTGTGSTGTGGTGTGGTGTGGTGTGGSGITATYAPTSQWNNGFVANYTITNTGTTPVTDWQLQFDLPSNESITNLWNGQVAQSGTHYTVTPQSYDATIAPGSSVTVGFQAAQTGSYASPTNLLVNGQPVTGTGTGGAGTGGTGTGTGGTGTGTGGTGTGGTGTGGTGTGTGGTGTGGTGTGTGGTLITSQYGTTTIQNAYVVQNNAWNNPGGQSINVTPTGFSIATENGSAPTNGAPLGYPSIYDGWHYGTGSPGTNLPIQLGQIQTATSSINYTYPSTGIYNASYDIWLNPTPITTGVNQQEVMIWFNHQGPIQPVGSVVGNATIDGQNFQVWKGSNGQNNVVSYVATTPITSWNNFDVMEFIDNTQTLEPVTDSWYLTSIQAGFEPWSGSVGAGVDSFSALVNGV; this is encoded by the coding sequence GTGACTGCCGTACCTGAGGCGCTGGCGGCGGCGGCGAGGGAGATCACCGGCATCGGCTCGACCCTGAGCGCCGCGAATGCCGCGGCAGCGGCACCGACAACAGGGCTGCTGGCGGCGGGCGCCGACGAGGTGTCGGCGGCCATCGCGGGGCTGTTCAGCTCGCATGCCCGGGAATATCAAGCGCTGAGTGCCCAGGCGGTGGCGTTTCATGAGCAGTTCGTCACCGCCTTGACCGCGAGTGCGAGGTCGTATCTGAGCACCGAGGCGGCCAACATCGCGCCGTTACGCAACGTCGTGCAAGGGCTGCTCGGAATGATCGGCGCACCCACTGCCGGCAATGGTGGTCAGGCGGTGGCGACCGGCGCCGGCGGGCACGGCGGCTCATCCGTGGCAAGCAGCGGCAGCTCCGGATCGGGGACCGGCGGCGGGACGGCCGCCGTCAGCGGTCAGTACGGGAGCGCCGCGCCGGTCGGCACCGGTGCCACTGGTGCCGCGGCACCCGGTCCGAGTTCGGCCGGCCCGAGCACGGCCAGTGGCACCACGGCCACGACGACCGCGGCTGCGACGACGGCCGCGGCGCCCGCCGGCACCGACACCGATGCCGGCGGCACGGCGGCGGTCAACCCGACTACCGCGGCCCCGACGAGCACGGCCAGTGGCACCACCGCCCTGGCGACTGCGGCTGCGACGACGACGTCGACCGGGACAACCACCGCCAGTACCGGAGGCACCGGCGTGACGGCGACGTACACGCCGACGGCGCAATGGAATAGCGGCTTCACCGCGAACTACACGATCACCAATACGGGTACGACTCCACTGACCAACTGGCAGCTTCAATTCGACTTGCCGACAAACGAATCCGTCACCAACCTGTGGAACGGGCAGGTGTCCCAGTCCGGCACGCACTACACCGTCACCCCCGCCAGCTACAACGGGACGATCGAACCCGGCAATTCGGTCACCGTTGGATTCCAAGCCGCGCAGAACGGCTCCTACTCGCCACCGACGCATTTGCTGGTCAACGGACAACCCGTCGGCGGTGACACCGGTGGCACCGGCACCGGTACGAGCACCGGCGGCACCGGTACCGGTGGTACCACGACCAGCGGCACCGGCACCGGAAGCACCGGTGGCACTGGCACCGGAAGCACTGGCGGGACGGGTACCGGCAGCACCGGCAGCACTGGCGGCACCGGTACCGGAAGCACTGGCGGGACGGGTACCGGCAGCACCGGCACCGGCGGAACCGGCACCGGCGGAACCGGCACCGGCGGAACCGGCACCGGCGGCAGCGGGATCACGGCGACATACGCGCCGACGTCGCAGTGGAACAACGGCTTCGTCGCCAACTACACGATCACCAATACGGGCACCACCCCGGTGACCGACTGGCAACTCCAATTCGACTTGCCTTCAAACGAATCCATCACGAATCTGTGGAACGGACAGGTCGCCCAATCGGGCACCCATTACACCGTGACCCCGCAGAGCTATGACGCCACGATCGCGCCCGGCAGCTCGGTCACTGTTGGTTTCCAGGCGGCGCAGACCGGCTCATACGCGTCGCCCACGAATTTGCTGGTGAACGGACAACCAGTCACCGGCACGGGGACCGGCGGCGCGGGGACCGGCGGTACCGGCACGGGGACCGGTGGTACCGGCACGGGGACCGGCGGCACGGGGACCGGCGGCACGGGGACCGGCGGTACCGGCACGGGGACCGGTGGCACGGGGACCGGCGGCACCGGCACCGGTACCGGCGGCACGCTGATCACGTCCCAGTACGGAACGACGACGATCCAGAACGCCTATGTGGTTCAAAACAATGCATGGAACAACCCGGGTGGACAGTCGATCAACGTCACCCCCACCGGGTTTTCCATCGCCACCGAAAACGGCTCCGCTCCCACCAACGGCGCACCTCTCGGATACCCGTCGATATACGACGGCTGGCACTACGGCACCGGTTCGCCCGGCACCAACCTGCCGATTCAGTTGGGCCAGATCCAGACTGCCACCAGCAGCATCAACTACACCTATCCCAGCACCGGTATCTATAACGCTTCCTATGACATCTGGCTGAATCCCACGCCCATCACGACCGGCGTCAACCAGCAGGAAGTGATGATTTGGTTCAACCACCAGGGCCCCATCCAGCCGGTCGGCTCCGTGGTGGGCAACGCCACCATTGACGGGCAGAACTTCCAGGTGTGGAAGGGCAGTAACGGCCAGAACAATGTGGTGTCCTACGTCGCGACCACACCGATCACCTCCTGGAACAACTTCGATGTGATGGAGTTCATCGACAACACCCAAACCCTGGAGCCGGTCACCGACTCGTGGTACCTGACCAGCATCCAAGCCGGCTTCGAGCCCTGGAGCGGCAGCGTCGGCGCGGGGGTCGATTCGTTCTCCGCCCTCGTCAACGGCGTTTAA
- a CDS encoding HNH endonuclease signature motif containing protein, producing MSSSAAAGAVVAGPGERLEELFEELAELAGQRNAIDGRIVEIAAEMDRDELCGATGARSVAALLAWKLGSSSTNAHTITTVARRFEEFPRCVQGMREGWLSLDQVGVIAARAGAGSDEHYMQLARVATVNQLRTAVKLEPRPEPDPRPHPQPSITKTTNEQGSCWRIRLAHDDAAKFDAALASYRDALIAEWKHDHDNAASESTPPWPTTVEAFMRLVETGWDAEVARRPHGQHTTVVVHVDVKDRIAALHLGPLLSDAERRYLSCDATAEVWFERDGQLIGAGRATRVINRRLRRALEHRDQTCAVPGCGATRGLHAHHLRHWEDGGATELDNLVLLCPYHHRSHHRGIIAITAPAANPTITDTCGRQLSAGSLARPPTQPPPTVPPYPGPTGERADWWWYDPFQPQPPPNN from the coding sequence ATGTCGTCGAGTGCAGCCGCTGGTGCTGTGGTGGCCGGTCCTGGCGAGCGTCTTGAGGAGCTGTTCGAGGAGTTGGCGGAGTTGGCCGGTCAGCGCAATGCGATTGATGGGCGCATTGTGGAGATCGCCGCCGAGATGGATCGCGACGAGCTGTGTGGTGCTACGGGTGCGCGGTCGGTGGCGGCGTTGCTGGCCTGGAAGCTCGGCTCGTCGTCGACAAACGCCCACACGATCACCACCGTGGCGCGTCGGTTCGAGGAGTTTCCACGGTGTGTCCAGGGCATGCGGGAGGGCTGGCTGTCGCTGGATCAGGTCGGGGTCATCGCCGCGCGGGCTGGTGCGGGATCTGATGAGCATTACATGCAGCTGGCGCGGGTCGCCACGGTCAACCAGCTGCGCACCGCGGTCAAGCTCGAACCGCGACCCGAACCCGATCCGCGGCCGCACCCGCAGCCCTCGATCACCAAGACCACCAACGAGCAGGGCAGCTGTTGGCGGATCAGACTTGCCCATGACGACGCAGCGAAATTCGACGCCGCGCTGGCGTCTTATCGTGATGCCCTGATTGCCGAGTGGAAACACGATCACGACAACGCCGCATCGGAGAGCACGCCGCCGTGGCCGACCACCGTCGAGGCGTTCATGCGGCTGGTCGAGACCGGCTGGGACGCCGAGGTGGCCCGCCGCCCCCACGGGCAACACACCACGGTGGTGGTGCACGTCGATGTCAAGGACCGCATCGCGGCGCTGCATCTGGGTCCGCTGCTATCCGACGCCGAGCGCCGCTACCTCAGCTGTGATGCCACCGCCGAAGTCTGGTTCGAACGCGACGGCCAGCTCATCGGCGCCGGGCGGGCGACCCGCGTGATCAACCGCCGGCTGCGCCGCGCCCTTGAGCATCGCGACCAAACCTGCGCAGTACCCGGCTGCGGCGCCACCCGTGGCCTGCACGCACACCACCTTCGCCATTGGGAAGACGGTGGCGCCACCGAGCTGGACAACCTGGTACTGCTCTGCCCCTATCACCACCGCAGCCATCACCGCGGCATCATCGCCATCACCGCACCCGCAGCCAATCCCACCATCACCGACACCTGCGGCCGGCAACTCAGCGCAGGATCGCTGGCACGCCCACCAACCCAACCCCCGCCCACCGTCCCGCCGTACCCCGGGCCCACCGGCGAACGCGCCGATTGGTGGTGGTACGACCCCTTCCAACCCCAACCACCACCAAACAACTGA
- a CDS encoding thymidine phosphorylase: MTDFEFDAPTVIRTKRDGGRLSDAAIDWVIKAFTDGRVAPEQMSALLMAIFWRGMDSGETARWTSAMLVSGARMDFADLRLPTVDKHSTGGVGDKITLPLVPVVVACGAAVPQAAGRGLGHTGGTLDKLESISGFTAKLSNQRVRQQLCDVGAAIFAAGELAPADAKLYALRDITGTVESLPLIASSIMSKKLAEGSGALVLDVKVGAGAFLKSEAQSRELAHTMVDLGAAHGVPTCALLTDMNSPLGRTVGNSLEVAEALEVLAGGGPSDVVELTVRLAGEMLQLAGIDRRDPGQMLRDGTAMDRFRRLVAAQGGDLSKPLPIGRCSETVTADRSGTMGDIDAMAVGLAAWRLGAGRSRPGARVQHGAGVRIHRRPGEPVVAGEPLFTLYTETRERFGPALAMLDGGWSVGETGPAPRPLIIDRIIR; this comes from the coding sequence TTGACGGACTTCGAATTCGACGCGCCGACGGTAATCCGGACCAAGCGCGACGGTGGTCGGTTATCCGATGCCGCCATCGACTGGGTCATCAAGGCCTTCACCGACGGCCGGGTCGCCCCGGAGCAGATGTCGGCCTTGTTGATGGCGATTTTCTGGCGCGGCATGGACTCCGGAGAGACCGCCAGATGGACGTCGGCGATGCTGGTATCGGGTGCCCGGATGGATTTCGCCGATCTGCGGCTGCCGACGGTGGACAAGCACTCCACCGGCGGGGTAGGCGACAAGATCACCCTGCCGTTGGTGCCCGTCGTCGTCGCCTGCGGTGCGGCGGTGCCGCAGGCGGCGGGCCGGGGACTCGGCCATACCGGTGGCACTCTGGACAAGCTGGAATCCATTTCCGGTTTCACCGCGAAGCTGTCCAATCAACGTGTGCGCCAACAACTTTGCGATGTCGGCGCGGCGATCTTCGCGGCCGGCGAGCTGGCCCCGGCCGACGCGAAGCTCTATGCGCTGCGCGACATCACCGGCACCGTCGAATCCCTGCCGCTGATCGCCAGCTCAATCATGAGCAAGAAGCTGGCCGAGGGATCGGGCGCGCTGGTACTCGACGTGAAGGTCGGTGCGGGGGCCTTCCTGAAATCCGAGGCGCAGTCTCGCGAACTGGCGCACACCATGGTGGACCTTGGCGCCGCCCATGGCGTGCCCACGTGCGCCCTGCTGACGGACATGAACTCGCCGCTGGGTCGCACCGTGGGCAACTCGCTGGAGGTGGCCGAGGCCCTGGAAGTGCTGGCCGGCGGCGGACCGTCCGATGTTGTGGAGCTGACTGTGCGGCTCGCCGGCGAGATGCTGCAGCTCGCGGGGATCGACCGCCGCGATCCGGGACAGATGCTGCGTGACGGCACCGCGATGGACCGGTTTCGCCGGCTGGTCGCCGCTCAGGGCGGCGATTTGTCGAAACCGTTGCCGATTGGTCGGTGTTCGGAAACCGTCACGGCCGACCGGAGCGGCACAATGGGCGACATCGACGCGATGGCGGTGGGTTTGGCGGCCTGGCGGCTCGGCGCGGGCAGATCCCGGCCGGGGGCACGGGTGCAGCACGGCGCGGGGGTGCGGATTCATCGTCGTCCCGGAGAGCCGGTGGTGGCCGGTGAGCCGCTGTTCACGCTTTACACCGAGACTCGCGAACGCTTCGGCCCGGCGCTGGCCATGTTGGACGGCGGCTGGAGCGTCGGGGAGACCGGGCCGGCTCCGCGGCCCCTGATTATCGATCGGATCATCCGATGA
- a CDS encoding adenosine deaminase, which yields MTTALTLEMIRQAPKALLHDHLDGGLRPETVLDIAGQIGYDDLPATDVDTLATWFRTRSHSGSLERYLEPFSHTVAVMQTPEALYRVAFECVEDLAADSVVYAEVRFAPELHIDRGLSFDEVVDAVLAGFAEGEKACAGAGRTIKVRCLVTAMRHAAVSREIAELAIRFRDKGVVGFDIAGAEAGHPPTRHLDAFEYMRDNNARFTIHAGEAFGLPSIHEAIAFCGADRLGHGVRIVDDIGVGPDGGVRLGRLASILRDKRIPLELCPSSNVQTGAVASIAEHPFDLLARTRFRVTVNTDNRLMSDTSMSLEMHRLVEAFGYGWSDLERFTINAMKSAFIPFDERLAIIDEVIKPRFAVLIG from the coding sequence ATGACCACTGCGCTGACGTTGGAGATGATTCGGCAGGCACCGAAGGCCCTGCTGCACGACCACCTCGACGGCGGACTGCGTCCGGAAACCGTGCTGGACATCGCCGGCCAGATCGGATACGACGACCTGCCCGCCACCGACGTCGACACGCTGGCAACGTGGTTTCGCACCCGGTCACACAGCGGCTCGCTGGAGCGCTACCTGGAGCCGTTCTCGCACACCGTGGCGGTGATGCAGACACCAGAGGCGTTGTATCGGGTCGCCTTCGAATGTGTCGAGGACCTGGCCGCAGATTCGGTGGTCTATGCCGAGGTGCGGTTTGCGCCCGAACTGCACATCGACCGCGGCTTGTCGTTCGACGAGGTCGTGGACGCGGTGCTGGCCGGGTTCGCCGAGGGTGAGAAGGCGTGTGCCGGCGCCGGCCGGACGATCAAGGTGCGCTGCTTGGTCACCGCGATGCGCCATGCCGCAGTGTCGCGGGAAATCGCCGAGCTGGCAATCCGGTTCCGGGACAAGGGAGTTGTGGGTTTCGACATCGCCGGCGCCGAGGCCGGCCATCCGCCGACGCGGCACCTGGATGCTTTCGAGTACATGCGAGACAACAACGCGCGCTTCACTATTCATGCCGGTGAGGCATTCGGGTTGCCCTCCATCCACGAGGCGATCGCGTTCTGCGGCGCGGATCGGCTGGGCCACGGGGTGCGGATCGTCGACGACATCGGCGTCGGCCCCGACGGCGGTGTCAGGCTCGGCCGGTTGGCATCGATACTGCGGGACAAGCGGATTCCGCTGGAGCTGTGCCCCAGCTCCAACGTGCAGACCGGCGCGGTGGCCAGCATCGCCGAGCACCCGTTCGACCTGTTGGCGCGCACCCGTTTTCGGGTGACCGTCAACACCGACAACCGGCTGATGAGCGACACGTCGATGAGCCTGGAGATGCACCGGCTGGTGGAGGCGTTCGGCTACGGCTGGAGTGACCTCGAACGGTTCACCATCAATGCGATGAAGTCGGCGTTCATCCCGTTCGACGAGCGGCTGGCCATCATCGACGAGGTGATCAAGCCGCGATTCGCGGTGCTGATCGGGTAG